One genomic region from Terasakiella sp. SH-1 encodes:
- a CDS encoding response regulator transcription factor, with amino-acid sequence MDKLDLIFLDDDDDFLIPVSRMLEKNDISVRQARTFSDLNSFLAEDIPDLLILDITLPDGCGLDILQQLNKDRTYPVILLTAKGEVEDRVIGLNLGADYYLPKPVNIKELIAVIHNLVRKDKNIQDASWVFDLTKWTLTSPDNETCDLTAAEYNILSILSEKSGSPVEREDLYKGIGRKILDFDDRSLDMIISRLRRKFTPQTKAPPIKSVRGKGYVFVKPITVIGEKLHNI; translated from the coding sequence ATGGATAAGCTTGATCTTATTTTTCTGGACGATGATGATGATTTTCTGATTCCTGTCTCCAGAATGCTTGAGAAAAATGATATATCAGTACGTCAAGCAAGAACATTTTCTGACCTCAATTCTTTCCTTGCAGAAGATATTCCTGATCTTCTGATCCTTGATATTACACTGCCGGATGGGTGTGGATTGGATATTCTTCAACAGTTAAACAAGGATCGAACCTATCCGGTTATTCTTTTAACGGCGAAAGGGGAGGTCGAAGATCGGGTGATCGGGCTTAACCTGGGGGCCGATTACTATCTGCCAAAGCCTGTAAATATCAAAGAGCTGATTGCTGTCATTCACAATCTTGTGCGCAAAGATAAAAATATTCAGGATGCAAGTTGGGTGTTCGACCTGACGAAATGGACGCTTACGTCACCGGATAATGAAACCTGTGATTTAACAGCCGCAGAATATAATATTCTTTCTATCCTCTCTGAAAAGAGTGGTTCTCCGGTAGAGCGTGAAGACTTGTATAAGGGGATTGGGCGCAAAATACTCGATTTTGATGACAGGAGCCTTGATATGATCATCTCAAGGCTACGTCGCAAGTTCACACCGCAGACCAAAGCGCCACCGATTAAGTCTGTACGTGGAAAGGGCTATGTCTTTGTCAAACCAATCACAGTGATCGGCGAAAAATTACATAATATATAA
- a CDS encoding DUF4347 domain-containing protein, producing the protein MDKSLFAITPLETRFMFDGAMAADLVETTTQLNVSEIQTKDENIDTGTKSDKTVVFVDETVENYQSLIDAIDPTASVYLITKNNDGFEQMAKTLDGQSDIASIHILGHGDEGTILLGTSTLDQNTLEQYENSLQAIGQSLIEDGDILFYGCHVGAGENTQTFVDQIATLTNADIAVSDDITGRDGDWELEVTSGLVEAESLNIDGYDGNLANTTKTLNFTTQLNSSQRVMDTVQSQVQSTTGQNITFSNLSVPTGYELVAYNQNTSSWDAISEGQVFSAAGHYDGDSGVGLTVKYGLRGTFNSIGTVTATWDTTSGSDTGDYTINVEMISNTNISVSGITNASTGGLTAADQLTSNLNTLTNPMTSVATGATNRPVLQGYAVAPGNSVTVFIDGVDVGTTTADVNSVWTFTPTFDLAHGSHTVYVRDNTQSGTPRSADMELLIDIPPVIATSALTYVEGQGAKNILSDITLSQGSDYGGGSIKLTLATSNESLSYASVSNATDNGVVSVSGTDILLGTGSGTNVIGQVVTLGQTITWAFNTDASVSDATVNNLFDLVQYTNVDRHPSTSLSLGISAYSRWNAADIETLTITTTRVNNALDLQASTAGGNQKSDITIPTAAWLYSDAENDSATKFRINSLPDNGILKLDGVAVTQFQEITAADIAANKLTFTPTGYWTGSTSFSWDGHDGTEWSTTPTTMTITVSRAEQTPILTVSAGKAYTTAGGNVVVDPGVMLVDPNAGTGSAKSLTAVYAAINDAQTGDALSVDSTLATTLGITASWDASTNMLTMTSAGLTAAQYQSLLRTVTLSTTGGAQERNVVFSLTAYNPTPTYTYTTPSGMNGGQVLGVDDTHNVTWVAWDAATLAQQSYAFKLNEYTSNWFSAVLGSADKNYQWSSDAVSTSSVASAIADLFGIDKTQTLSNFSSTYVDTSVSYSWGTDPALSPSLYGTYPTKFKYVLENLPTNGTLALGLGGFTIKPFNLGVDVSFTGRNGTNIVREWTYGSGDTEADAATDFNTMYANLQTLLGKYNLSLGSEFPTAFSTTATGWARNLYVAGHDYTTPTRYSYLTVGSDGVIHGDGSYAIGQSLSPSDVVANSYVVLGFKGVTPTNAHTTTNTPVLPTADGTQGYRGVLFSGSNSAPTITAFSKSGTEGQTLSFVTSDFSSKFTDPENDSMGNVTITALPNASHGTLSLNGTAVSAGQVISVLDLPNLTFTPASNFSGAATFNWQASDGTTLSNVGTATLNIAAVNHAPTLVDNRTNNLTSIDEDIGSGAGNTGTLVSDMITNGAIADTDVGTAPEAIALTAVDNTNGKWQYNTGSGWSDVTGTTGQNVVLSSMLLLDENARMRFVPNADYNGTASLNFRPWDKTQGSSGSTTSSTNSSIGTRTADNGSASITVNPVNDAPTLSSNASSLAAKMENNTSASTRSVNDFISAFISDVDTNPKTGMAITGVTNAANGNWRYSTNGGTSWTSITSVSNAQALALRSSDLLDFIPDNENGGTATLTWRGWDQSDSTTAGSTVDLSANTSYGDTNAYSSATHTTSISIIPVNTAPTLGSGTGGPDFAGRRIPITGVSVGDPDAGSAVIELSLSTQNGKINLGGTNGLTVTSGANGSRTVTVRGTISDLNAALTGLTFDSAKGFVGASTITAQVSDLGNTGVGGTLTANGSIEVLTRALPAPPSPPAPAPAPPTAPTLPGGPLTTPPSNDTPTATVHAVVANAPLFIQGRQAGGDVQQVDANRNSFQVPVAVPTLSAVRDGSLFVNKGIPSLDLSNRNLVYNVPIDAFGHSKQASDVQLSAKLADGTSLPSWLSFDTTSGTFVGEVPDGVNGELAIVVTARDQSGSQVSTLFKINTDGANTAGNLGEPLPQQAPLQIDVPQVEQSNNQTSLEKKQAKSEQQDKQKPNGRASLSQQLQKAALFNKFSNQAA; encoded by the coding sequence ATGGATAAATCTCTTTTTGCAATTACACCTCTTGAAACCCGTTTTATGTTCGACGGTGCAATGGCCGCAGATTTGGTTGAAACCACAACTCAGCTCAACGTATCTGAAATCCAAACAAAAGATGAAAATATAGATACGGGCACCAAGAGCGACAAAACTGTCGTGTTTGTCGATGAAACGGTTGAAAATTACCAATCCTTAATTGATGCTATTGATCCAACTGCAAGTGTCTATCTGATTACCAAGAACAATGACGGTTTTGAACAAATGGCCAAAACTTTGGACGGCCAAAGCGATATCGCTTCGATCCATATTTTAGGCCACGGTGATGAAGGAACCATTTTACTCGGCACCTCAACACTTGATCAAAACACCTTGGAACAATATGAGAATTCTCTACAGGCCATTGGACAAAGCCTTATTGAAGATGGTGATATCCTGTTTTACGGCTGTCATGTCGGGGCAGGTGAAAATACACAAACCTTTGTGGATCAAATTGCCACTCTAACAAATGCTGATATTGCGGTTTCAGATGATATCACCGGGCGTGATGGGGATTGGGAGCTGGAAGTCACAAGCGGACTGGTGGAAGCAGAAAGCCTGAATATAGATGGTTATGATGGTAATCTGGCGAACACGACAAAAACGCTGAATTTTACGACACAGCTCAATTCATCCCAACGTGTCATGGACACCGTTCAAAGTCAGGTACAATCAACCACAGGGCAAAATATTACCTTCAGCAACCTGTCTGTGCCAACGGGTTATGAACTGGTCGCCTATAATCAAAACACGTCAAGCTGGGATGCGATTAGCGAAGGTCAGGTCTTTAGCGCGGCAGGTCATTATGACGGTGACAGCGGTGTAGGACTGACCGTTAAATACGGCTTGCGCGGGACATTCAACAGTATCGGTACAGTCACGGCCACATGGGATACCACCAGTGGGTCAGATACAGGCGATTACACCATCAATGTGGAGATGATCAGCAATACCAACATCTCTGTCTCCGGTATTACGAATGCCTCCACAGGCGGACTGACAGCAGCCGACCAACTGACGAGCAATTTAAATACCCTGACGAACCCCATGACCTCTGTCGCGACTGGTGCAACGAACCGCCCGGTTTTACAAGGTTATGCGGTGGCCCCTGGTAACAGTGTCACGGTCTTTATTGATGGTGTGGATGTGGGGACAACCACGGCAGATGTGAATAGTGTCTGGACATTCACCCCCACGTTTGATCTTGCCCACGGTTCTCACACTGTTTATGTGCGCGACAATACCCAATCCGGCACACCGCGTTCTGCTGATATGGAATTGCTGATTGATATTCCACCCGTTATCGCCACCTCCGCCTTGACCTATGTGGAAGGCCAAGGGGCAAAAAACATTCTCAGCGATATTACGCTTTCACAAGGTTCCGACTATGGCGGGGGAAGCATTAAACTAACCCTTGCAACCAGCAATGAAAGCCTGTCTTACGCAAGTGTCTCTAATGCCACAGACAATGGTGTTGTTTCAGTATCAGGCACTGATATCTTGCTGGGAACAGGAAGTGGAACAAATGTCATCGGCCAAGTCGTCACGCTTGGGCAAACCATCACATGGGCCTTTAATACAGATGCCAGCGTCAGTGATGCGACTGTCAACAATCTGTTTGATCTGGTTCAATATACCAATGTAGACCGACACCCATCCACATCACTCAGCTTGGGCATATCGGCTTATAGTCGCTGGAATGCCGCAGATATTGAAACATTAACGATCACCACCACACGGGTGAATAACGCGTTAGATTTACAGGCTTCGACGGCTGGTGGAAACCAAAAGTCAGATATTACTATTCCAACGGCAGCTTGGCTGTACAGTGATGCGGAAAATGATTCCGCCACCAAGTTCCGTATAAACTCTTTACCCGATAATGGTATTTTAAAGCTGGATGGTGTCGCTGTTACACAATTTCAGGAAATCACCGCAGCTGATATTGCTGCAAACAAACTGACCTTCACCCCAACAGGGTATTGGACGGGAAGCACAAGTTTTTCATGGGATGGGCATGACGGTACGGAATGGAGTACGACGCCAACAACCATGACCATTACGGTAAGTCGCGCTGAACAAACACCCATTTTGACGGTATCGGCGGGTAAAGCCTATACCACGGCTGGGGGTAATGTTGTGGTTGATCCAGGCGTGATGCTCGTGGACCCCAACGCAGGCACAGGTTCTGCCAAAAGTCTCACCGCCGTATATGCCGCCATTAATGATGCGCAAACCGGTGATGCCTTAAGTGTGGATAGTACATTGGCGACAACATTGGGGATCACGGCAAGCTGGGATGCCTCAACCAACATGCTGACCATGACCAGCGCAGGTCTGACAGCGGCGCAATATCAATCCCTGTTGCGTACCGTGACACTTAGCACCACTGGCGGGGCACAGGAACGTAATGTGGTTTTCTCCCTCACAGCTTATAACCCAACCCCGACTTATACCTATACCACGCCCAGCGGTATGAATGGCGGACAGGTTCTTGGTGTTGATGATACGCACAACGTGACATGGGTGGCATGGGATGCCGCAACCCTCGCGCAACAAAGCTATGCCTTTAAACTTAATGAATACACGAGCAATTGGTTTAGTGCTGTACTGGGATCGGCTGACAAGAACTATCAATGGTCCAGCGACGCGGTTTCCACAAGTTCTGTTGCCAGTGCCATTGCAGATTTATTCGGTATCGACAAAACCCAGACATTAAGTAATTTCAGTAGCACCTATGTGGATACGTCTGTGTCATATAGCTGGGGGACCGATCCTGCATTGTCCCCAAGCTTATATGGAACATATCCAACTAAATTTAAATATGTTCTTGAAAACCTGCCGACAAACGGAACCTTGGCACTTGGCTTGGGCGGCTTTACCATAAAACCCTTCAACCTTGGTGTTGATGTGAGCTTTACAGGGCGAAATGGCACCAATATTGTAAGAGAATGGACCTATGGCAGTGGCGATACAGAAGCGGACGCTGCAACAGACTTTAATACGATGTATGCAAATTTGCAGACACTGTTGGGCAAATATAACCTCTCTCTTGGAAGTGAGTTTCCAACCGCCTTTTCCACCACAGCAACGGGATGGGCACGAAACCTTTATGTTGCGGGGCACGACTACACGACACCAACACGTTACAGCTATCTAACGGTCGGTTCTGATGGCGTCATTCACGGGGATGGCAGTTATGCTATAGGTCAAAGCCTCAGTCCAAGTGATGTTGTTGCCAATAGCTATGTTGTCTTAGGCTTTAAAGGCGTCACACCAACAAACGCCCATACCACAACCAATACCCCCGTTCTGCCTACGGCAGATGGGACGCAGGGCTATCGTGGCGTGTTATTCAGTGGGTCCAACAGCGCACCAACCATCACCGCTTTTTCCAAGTCCGGCACAGAAGGGCAAACCTTAAGTTTTGTAACAAGTGATTTCAGTTCAAAATTCACAGACCCGGAAAATGACAGTATGGGGAATGTGACCATTACAGCCTTACCCAATGCATCGCACGGTACGCTGTCTCTCAATGGTACAGCTGTTTCAGCCGGACAGGTTATTTCTGTTCTTGACCTTCCGAACCTGACCTTCACGCCTGCCTCAAACTTCTCTGGTGCAGCAACATTTAACTGGCAGGCTTCTGATGGCACAACCCTATCAAACGTAGGGACCGCCACACTTAATATCGCAGCCGTCAACCACGCCCCTACCCTTGTTGATAACCGTACCAATAATCTGACGTCTATTGATGAAGATATCGGCAGCGGTGCAGGCAATACAGGCACGCTAGTCAGCGATATGATCACCAACGGGGCCATCGCAGATACCGATGTCGGCACCGCGCCAGAAGCCATCGCCTTAACCGCTGTCGATAACACCAATGGCAAATGGCAATATAATACGGGCAGTGGCTGGAGCGATGTAACAGGGACAACGGGTCAGAACGTTGTACTCAGCTCAATGCTGTTACTGGATGAAAATGCCCGGATGCGTTTTGTCCCCAATGCAGATTATAACGGCACAGCATCCCTTAATTTCCGCCCATGGGATAAAACACAGGGCAGCAGCGGCTCAACAACATCCAGCACAAACAGCTCAATTGGAACACGCACAGCAGATAACGGCAGCGCCAGCATCACGGTCAACCCGGTTAACGATGCCCCGACGTTAAGTTCCAATGCCTCTTCACTGGCGGCAAAAATGGAAAACAACACGTCTGCCTCAACACGTTCAGTGAATGATTTCATCAGCGCCTTTATCAGTGATGTCGATACGAACCCCAAAACAGGCATGGCCATTACAGGCGTGACCAATGCTGCAAACGGAAACTGGCGTTATTCAACGAACGGCGGAACAAGCTGGACCTCAATTACAAGTGTGAGCAATGCTCAAGCCTTGGCTTTACGTTCCTCCGATCTTTTAGACTTTATTCCAGATAATGAAAATGGGGGGACAGCAACCCTGACATGGCGAGGGTGGGATCAATCAGATAGCACAACAGCTGGCAGTACTGTGGATTTATCCGCCAATACCTCCTATGGCGACACCAATGCCTATTCCAGTGCCACACATACCACATCCATCAGCATTATTCCCGTCAACACAGCCCCCACGCTTGGTTCAGGGACGGGAGGTCCTGATTTCGCAGGCCGGCGCATTCCAATAACCGGTGTCAGCGTTGGTGATCCGGATGCAGGCAGTGCCGTGATTGAACTCTCTTTAAGCACTCAAAACGGTAAAATTAACCTAGGTGGTACCAATGGGCTAACTGTCACCTCAGGCGCAAATGGCTCAAGAACTGTGACTGTGCGCGGGACAATTTCAGATTTGAATGCTGCTCTTACAGGCTTAACCTTTGACTCAGCCAAAGGCTTTGTTGGAGCCTCTACGATTACAGCACAAGTATCTGATTTGGGGAATACTGGGGTTGGCGGAACCTTAACAGCAAATGGCAGCATTGAAGTCCTGACCCGTGCGTTACCCGCTCCACCTTCACCACCAGCACCTGCTCCCGCACCGCCGACTGCACCCACATTACCGGGCGGTCCCCTTACAACACCACCTTCAAACGACACGCCGACAGCAACGGTACATGCTGTGGTTGCCAATGCACCTCTGTTTATTCAGGGACGCCAAGCAGGTGGCGATGTTCAACAGGTGGATGCAAACCGCAATAGCTTTCAGGTACCTGTTGCTGTTCCGACCTTAAGCGCCGTACGTGATGGCAGCCTGTTTGTAAACAAAGGTATTCCATCCCTTGACCTGTCAAACCGCAATCTCGTCTATAACGTACCGATTGACGCATTTGGTCATTCCAAACAGGCATCAGATGTTCAACTTTCAGCCAAACTGGCCGATGGTACCAGCCTGCCCTCATGGTTATCCTTTGATACCACATCCGGCACATTTGTTGGCGAGGTCCCAGATGGTGTAAATGGGGAACTTGCAATTGTTGTAACGGCGCGTGACCAGTCTGGCAGTCAGGTCAGTACCTTATTCAAGATCAATACCGATGGCGCAAACACAGCTGGCAATTTAGGCGAGCCCTTGCCACAGCAAGCCCCGTTACAGATAGATGTTCCACAAGTTGAACAATCTAACAACCAGACATCTCTTGAAAAGAAACAGGCCAAAAGCGAACAACAGGATAAGCAAAAACCAAATGGACGGGCCAGCTTATCCCAACAGCTCCAAAAAGCCGCACTTTTTAACAAATTCTCCAATCAAGCTGCTTAA
- a CDS encoding TolC family protein: MSKKPFRALLLASCCASFLGACSITPTPMTQADFSSRAKLDLARMFSNSPKLEKALTLDDVVTRVLEHNLDARARMMEEAIALGQTQLDNWSLLPKLTTKAGYSNRSTYNKTKSTTSEDYSYSSEKSHRTADLTLTWNILDFGVSYYNAKQNADRALIAEERRHKVINNLIKEAQFSFWRMAVAQELKDHVANGIQEAEETLENLKKAGASGLQSQMESLRMRKTLLESLRQLEAINQELSSAKPGLAALINVPPTTDFRVELPNGGKLKAPVFEMPIETMEEAAFINNPDIREQEYQTRISINATRKEILRILPGLNFSYARNYDDDRYMDSNRWSDFSAQITGNIFDIVSAPDRLEYSDANKELADAKRLAIRMAVLAQVHVANSEFINSTKQFERADELWLIEKELADHSNNRAQNDAENQINRVVNQTSAIAAELRRYQHFAQMQSALASLKSTIGIHAVSKVEKNVATPAQTPPPISEHATVIPQPETKPVKAMKKVVVEEEKQAQPSMLISHKLDFQVQKSTQYAEVELVKTPRSEELSAVKTTPIKVYHKLSDFYKTHD; the protein is encoded by the coding sequence ATGTCGAAGAAACCCTTTAGAGCCCTACTTCTCGCCTCTTGTTGTGCATCATTTCTAGGGGCATGTAGCATAACCCCGACACCAATGACCCAAGCCGACTTTTCCAGCCGGGCCAAGCTTGATCTGGCACGTATGTTCTCAAATTCCCCAAAACTGGAAAAGGCCCTGACATTAGACGATGTGGTCACGCGGGTTCTGGAACATAATCTGGATGCACGTGCGCGCATGATGGAAGAAGCTATCGCACTGGGACAAACACAGCTTGATAACTGGTCACTTTTGCCCAAGCTCACAACAAAAGCGGGCTATTCTAACCGTTCGACCTATAATAAGACCAAATCCACCACATCAGAAGATTACTCTTATTCTTCGGAAAAGTCCCACCGCACAGCTGATTTAACACTGACATGGAATATTCTTGATTTTGGGGTCAGTTATTATAACGCCAAACAAAATGCAGACCGAGCCTTGATCGCCGAAGAGCGCCGACACAAAGTGATTAACAACCTGATTAAGGAAGCCCAGTTCAGCTTCTGGCGGATGGCTGTTGCCCAGGAATTAAAAGACCATGTCGCCAATGGCATTCAAGAAGCAGAAGAAACCCTTGAAAACCTGAAAAAGGCAGGGGCTTCCGGCCTTCAAAGTCAGATGGAATCTTTGCGCATGCGCAAAACCTTACTGGAAAGCCTGCGCCAGCTTGAAGCGATCAATCAGGAACTGTCTTCTGCCAAACCGGGGCTGGCCGCTTTAATCAATGTCCCGCCAACAACAGACTTTCGTGTTGAACTGCCAAACGGTGGTAAATTGAAAGCCCCTGTGTTTGAAATGCCCATTGAAACCATGGAAGAAGCAGCCTTTATCAACAACCCGGATATTCGGGAACAGGAATATCAAACCCGGATTTCCATCAATGCGACCCGTAAAGAAATCTTGCGCATTCTACCGGGGCTGAATTTCAGCTATGCACGCAATTACGATGATGATCGCTATATGGACAGCAACCGCTGGTCTGATTTTTCAGCACAGATTACAGGAAATATCTTTGACATTGTCAGCGCACCAGACCGTCTGGAATATAGCGATGCCAACAAAGAATTGGCCGATGCAAAACGCCTGGCTATCCGTATGGCCGTATTGGCTCAGGTTCATGTGGCAAACTCGGAATTTATAAATTCCACCAAACAATTTGAACGTGCTGATGAATTATGGCTCATCGAAAAAGAACTGGCTGACCATTCCAACAACCGGGCACAGAATGACGCGGAAAACCAGATTAACAGAGTTGTGAACCAGACGTCGGCCATTGCCGCAGAACTTCGCCGTTATCAACATTTTGCCCAAATGCAGTCAGCCCTTGCCAGCTTGAAGTCCACAATCGGCATTCATGCGGTCAGCAAAGTTGAAAAAAATGTAGCAACACCAGCACAAACACCCCCACCTATTTCTGAGCATGCAACGGTTATACCTCAACCAGAAACCAAGCCTGTCAAAGCAATGAAAAAAGTCGTTGTCGAGGAAGAAAAACAGGCACAACCGTCCATGCTGATTTCACATAAACTGGACTTTCAGGTTCAGAAAAGCACCCAATATGCAGAAGTCGAACTAGTGAAAACACCAAGATCCGAAGAACTATCTGCGGTGAAAACGACACCAATTAAGGTTTATCACAAATTAAGTGATTTCTACAAAACCCATGATTAA
- a CDS encoding efflux RND transporter periplasmic adaptor subunit: MISTKPMIKLSVFFATFMVSIASVYAEETVVRLVPHQETVLSAAMEGRIITLPFKEGEAFKKGDLLLGFDCIYEKSQLEKAQAVSKAANKKHQVVAGLKKFKTTTDLEIELAALEAAKAKADEKMMIATVRKCSLHAPFDGKVSTLDVQPHQFATPGTKLMRIIDDTALNVEFFASSHLTPYLNVGQEFTLHIVETGTQHQSRIIRLGADIDPVSHSIKVVATIIGEKQGLMAGMSGQISLLKAKP, from the coding sequence GTGATTTCTACAAAACCCATGATTAAGCTTTCTGTTTTCTTCGCCACCTTCATGGTGTCGATTGCTTCTGTCTATGCAGAAGAAACTGTTGTACGCCTTGTTCCCCATCAGGAAACCGTCCTGTCCGCCGCAATGGAAGGCCGCATTATCACCCTCCCCTTCAAGGAAGGAGAGGCGTTCAAAAAAGGGGACTTATTGCTGGGTTTTGATTGTATTTACGAAAAAAGCCAATTGGAAAAGGCGCAAGCTGTTTCCAAAGCAGCAAACAAAAAACATCAGGTTGTCGCAGGGCTAAAGAAATTTAAAACCACAACCGACCTTGAAATCGAATTGGCCGCTCTGGAAGCTGCAAAAGCAAAAGCCGATGAAAAAATGATGATTGCAACTGTTCGCAAATGTAGCCTTCATGCACCGTTTGACGGAAAAGTTTCCACACTTGATGTTCAACCTCATCAGTTTGCGACACCCGGAACAAAGCTCATGCGCATCATTGATGATACAGCTTTGAACGTTGAATTTTTTGCCTCCTCACATCTCACCCCCTATTTGAATGTGGGACAGGAATTTACCCTGCACATCGTCGAAACAGGTACGCAACACCAAAGTCGCATCATCAGGCTTGGTGCCGATATCGACCCTGTTAGTCACAGTATCAAGGTCGTTGCCACCATTATCGGAGAAAAGCAGGGGCTCATGGCCGGGATGTCGGGACAGATCTCCCTTTTAAAGGCCAAACCATGA
- a CDS encoding HlyD family efflux transporter periplasmic adaptor subunit, giving the protein MNSDVCLHLLERIQQAQSEKEAAFIALNETYNLSPYRQAIQCAPHGDVEAVSGSATLESHAPFIQYLKKLCRHLIEKKQEKAVIGRDDLPKALWPEWGEWMAERLLWVPIYERRTFLGACLFIRDLDWSEQETAFLQLISQTLFHRLALFQQKKGTFQFSSHFLKKKKKLLSIGVLMFLVGFIPVPLSVLCPAEVVPYKPQMVRAALDGIIKTIHVQPNQQVSKGTLLLELDDEGLQNKVKIAKQALQTAETELEQIIQQSFFDPRVKAQQTSIKGRIAEHKTEIHHLEDVLNRTKVFATQNGVAVLGDPSLLIGRPVSIGEKVMSIADENKVEIQAYMSVGEAIDLKPGNDVSLFLNIDPTQNIAGKVRYAAYKAYPQADGTMAYGVRASLNKKQEIPRLGLKGTARIQSGRVSLFYWIFRRPLGVIRQTIGL; this is encoded by the coding sequence ATGAATTCTGATGTCTGCCTTCACCTGCTTGAGCGAATACAGCAAGCTCAAAGCGAAAAGGAAGCCGCCTTTATCGCACTCAATGAAACCTACAACCTCAGCCCCTATCGTCAGGCAATACAATGTGCCCCCCATGGCGATGTCGAAGCAGTTTCCGGCAGTGCAACACTTGAAAGCCATGCCCCTTTTATTCAATATCTCAAAAAACTATGCCGCCATCTCATAGAGAAGAAACAGGAAAAAGCTGTTATTGGCCGGGATGACCTCCCCAAAGCCCTATGGCCTGAATGGGGGGAATGGATGGCTGAACGCCTATTATGGGTGCCGATTTATGAAAGAAGGACATTCCTTGGGGCCTGTCTGTTTATTCGTGACCTGGATTGGTCAGAACAGGAAACGGCTTTTTTACAGCTTATCAGCCAAACCCTTTTCCACCGTCTTGCCCTCTTTCAGCAAAAAAAAGGGACATTTCAGTTTTCCTCTCATTTTTTAAAGAAGAAAAAGAAACTCCTCTCTATTGGGGTCCTTATGTTTCTGGTTGGCTTTATTCCCGTTCCTTTAAGCGTATTGTGCCCAGCAGAAGTTGTTCCCTATAAGCCCCAAATGGTCCGTGCTGCACTAGATGGCATCATCAAAACCATCCATGTTCAACCCAACCAGCAAGTCAGCAAAGGAACGCTGCTCTTGGAACTGGATGATGAAGGCTTACAAAATAAAGTGAAAATTGCAAAACAAGCCTTACAAACGGCAGAAACAGAGTTGGAACAGATTATCCAACAATCTTTTTTTGACCCCCGTGTAAAGGCCCAGCAAACATCCATAAAAGGGCGCATTGCCGAACATAAAACTGAAATCCACCACCTTGAAGACGTCCTGAACCGAACCAAGGTTTTTGCGACACAAAATGGCGTTGCTGTTTTAGGGGACCCGTCTTTGTTAATTGGACGTCCCGTCAGTATTGGCGAAAAGGTGATGTCCATTGCCGATGAAAACAAGGTTGAAATTCAGGCTTATATGTCTGTCGGGGAAGCCATAGACCTGAAACCGGGTAATGACGTCTCCCTTTTCTTGAATATAGACCCGACGCAGAACATCGCTGGCAAAGTACGTTATGCTGCCTATAAGGCATATCCACAAGCTGATGGCACCATGGCCTATGGAGTCCGAGCCAGTTTGAATAAAAAACAGGAAATACCACGCTTAGGCTTAAAGGGAACAGCCCGTATCCAAAGCGGGCGTGTTAGCCTTTTTTATTGGATTTTCAGACGCCCCCTTGGTGTGATCCGCCAAACAATCGGTCTTTAA